In the genome of Gloeotrichia echinulata CP02, one region contains:
- a CDS encoding serine/threonine-protein kinase, whose translation MSYCLNPICSHPENVAYSQRCQSCGSQLLLRDRYQVVKPLGQGGFGATFLAYDQALPGEPSCVIKQLRPSANAPHVLQMARELFEREAKTLGKIGNHPQVPRLLDYFEDNQQFYLVQEYINGATLQQEVKRNGIFSEAGVKQFLSEILPLLQYIHEQKVIHRDIKPANLIRRSQDARMVLIDFGAVKNQVNPISGPSGQTVLTAYAIGTPGFAPPEQMAMRPVYASDIYALGITCIYMLTGKAPKDLEYNPTTGEMMWERLVQLSDHFASVLRKMLEVSVRNRYQSATEVLRGLEMEPYLESLAKGLLVKTDASVKEVTQNRWENSAVISRNPVATNSSSSSAEVAQLAAAIRARRAKATEAAALNPAGIRQGLMVAKSTTLASSNSNGSQIQNSKIARKLDTQGLLTAYLKGRRDFAQHNLSLLNLQGSDLSGTNFHSAQMHKTNLQGANLHNSDFGRASLMGANLRDANLTKAYLNNADLEAADLRGADLTHVNFSNANLKGANLCGANLTGAKIADEQLAQAKTNWMTVRPNGKRGLL comes from the coding sequence ATGAGCTACTGCTTGAATCCTATCTGTTCCCATCCAGAAAATGTGGCATATAGCCAAAGGTGTCAGTCTTGTGGCTCGCAACTACTGTTGAGAGACCGCTATCAAGTCGTGAAACCATTGGGTCAAGGTGGCTTTGGCGCAACCTTTTTAGCCTATGATCAAGCCTTACCAGGGGAACCGAGTTGCGTGATTAAGCAACTTCGTCCCTCAGCAAATGCACCACATGTTTTACAGATGGCGCGAGAACTGTTTGAGCGAGAGGCGAAAACCCTAGGCAAAATTGGGAATCATCCCCAAGTCCCAAGGCTGTTGGACTATTTTGAAGACAATCAACAATTCTACTTAGTCCAGGAATACATTAATGGTGCCACCTTACAGCAAGAGGTGAAACGCAACGGTATTTTTAGCGAAGCTGGGGTCAAGCAGTTCTTGAGTGAAATTTTGCCTTTGCTGCAATACATTCATGAGCAAAAGGTGATTCACCGTGATATCAAACCAGCCAACTTGATTCGCCGCAGTCAAGATGCAAGAATGGTTTTGATTGATTTTGGAGCGGTGAAAAACCAAGTCAATCCAATTTCTGGCCCATCAGGACAGACCGTATTAACTGCTTATGCAATTGGTACTCCTGGTTTTGCGCCTCCAGAGCAAATGGCGATGCGTCCAGTCTACGCCAGTGATATCTACGCCCTGGGAATAACATGCATTTATATGCTGACTGGTAAAGCTCCTAAAGATTTGGAATACAATCCCACAACTGGTGAAATGATGTGGGAACGACTTGTACAACTCAGTGACCACTTCGCAAGTGTATTGCGGAAAATGTTGGAGGTGTCAGTACGTAATCGCTACCAGTCAGCCACCGAGGTACTCAGAGGGTTGGAAATGGAACCATACCTGGAGAGTTTGGCTAAGGGATTGCTGGTTAAAACTGATGCCAGCGTTAAAGAGGTAACACAGAACCGCTGGGAAAATTCTGCGGTGATCAGTAGGAATCCTGTTGCTACTAATAGTAGTAGTAGTAGTGCAGAAGTGGCGCAGTTAGCAGCTGCAATTCGCGCCAGACGTGCTAAAGCTACAGAAGCGGCTGCATTAAATCCAGCGGGAATCCGCCAAGGGCTGATGGTGGCAAAATCTACAACCTTGGCTAGCAGCAACAGTAATGGTTCGCAAATTCAAAACTCTAAAATTGCACGCAAGTTAGATACCCAAGGTTTACTCACAGCCTATCTTAAGGGAAGACGGGATTTTGCTCAACACAATTTGAGTCTACTTAATTTGCAAGGTTCTGACTTGTCAGGGACGAATTTTCATTCGGCGCAAATGCACAAAACCAACCTCCAAGGAGCTAATCTCCACAATAGTGATTTTGGTAGAGCCAGTCTGATGGGTGCTAATCTCAGGGACGCTAATTTGACCAAAGCTTACCTGAACAATGCTGATTTAGAAGCAGCTGACCTGCGAGGTGCTGACCTCACCCATGTTAATTTCAGCAATGCCAATCTTAAGGGAGCTAATCTCTGTGGTGCTAATCTTACTGGTGCGAAAATTGCCGATGAACAACTGGCGCAGGCTAAAACCAATTGGATGACGGTACGTCCCAATGGTAAACGAGGTTTGTTGTGA
- a CDS encoding FHA domain-containing protein, whose product MTEISNLNLLAVQASPMASELQQKEVERQLSLFQIFRKLYEDHSSLLNEILQIEAPEQSALTGVKPCYVQGVVEASDVYVITNLCENKTQSLQQPQGIWTIGRDTNSGIHIADRYLSERHAAIQYIDDQGFYLIDFNSSNGSFVNGEPVYQPKKLKDGDRIRLGSITFDFFINQTNRVLPTVAIELLLQLVSRNDGNAVKMPNQPSNKQKQPTQSSNELPRIDTDLRLFDHHQQPHGGLSAEDKSEILDRFFSRSR is encoded by the coding sequence ATGACAGAAATCAGCAATTTAAATTTGTTGGCAGTACAAGCCTCGCCGATGGCGTCTGAGCTACAACAGAAGGAAGTAGAACGGCAATTAAGTCTGTTTCAGATATTCCGCAAGCTGTATGAAGACCATAGCAGCCTTTTAAATGAAATTCTGCAGATAGAAGCCCCAGAACAGTCGGCGTTGACAGGGGTGAAGCCATGTTACGTACAAGGCGTAGTAGAAGCGTCTGATGTTTACGTGATTACTAACTTGTGCGAAAACAAGACACAAAGCTTACAACAACCACAGGGTATCTGGACAATAGGTCGCGATACCAACAGTGGCATACATATTGCTGATAGATATTTATCTGAACGCCACGCTGCGATTCAATATATTGACGATCAAGGTTTTTATTTAATTGACTTTAACAGCAGCAATGGCTCCTTTGTGAATGGCGAGCCAGTCTATCAGCCGAAAAAGCTCAAAGATGGCGATCGCATTCGTCTAGGTAGTATAACTTTTGATTTTTTTATTAATCAGACTAATCGTGTTCTACCAACTGTAGCAATCGAGTTACTGTTGCAGCTTGTGTCTCGAAATGATGGTAATGCAGTAAAAATGCCTAATCAACCCAGTAATAAACAAAAACAACCGACTCAAAGCTCAAATGAGCTTCCACGGATTGACACAGACTTACGCTTATTTGATCACCACCAACAACCGCATGGTGGCTTAAGTGCAGAAGACAAGTCAGAAATTTTAGACCGCTTTTTCAGCAGAAGTCGTTAA
- the recA gene encoding recombinase RecA, translating to MATNTDTNGKQKALNVVLSQIERSFGKGAIMRLGDATRMRVETISTGALTLDLALGGGLPKGRVIEIYGPESSGKTTVALHALAEVQRNGGIAAFVDAEHALDPTYAAALGVDIDNLLVSQPDTGESALEIVDQLVRSAAVDIVIIDSVAALVPRAEIEGDMGDAHVGLQARLMSQALRKITGNIGKSGCTVIFINQLRQKIGVTYGSPETTTGGNALKFYASVRLDIRRIQTLKKGTDEFGNRVKVKVAKNKVAPPFRIAEFDIIFGKGISTLGCLVDLAEETGVLIRKGAWYSFNGENISQGRDNAIKYLEDKPEFTDKITQLVREKLDKGAVVSANSVAKVSEDEEEELDIEPEED from the coding sequence ATGGCTACCAACACAGATACGAATGGCAAGCAAAAAGCGCTGAACGTGGTACTCAGCCAGATTGAGCGCAGCTTCGGTAAAGGAGCAATCATGCGCTTAGGTGATGCTACCCGGATGCGCGTGGAGACAATTTCCACCGGGGCGCTTACCTTGGATTTAGCATTGGGGGGCGGTTTACCCAAAGGACGGGTAATTGAAATTTATGGTCCTGAAAGTTCCGGTAAGACGACGGTAGCCTTACACGCCCTGGCGGAAGTACAAAGAAATGGGGGTATTGCTGCTTTTGTGGATGCTGAACACGCCCTAGACCCCACCTACGCTGCAGCATTAGGCGTAGATATTGATAATTTGCTAGTTTCTCAACCAGACACTGGTGAATCGGCTTTGGAAATTGTCGATCAGCTAGTTCGTTCTGCTGCGGTTGATATTGTGATCATTGACTCAGTAGCAGCATTGGTTCCCCGCGCTGAAATTGAAGGCGATATGGGTGATGCTCACGTTGGTCTCCAAGCCAGATTGATGAGCCAAGCTCTACGCAAAATTACGGGAAATATTGGTAAATCTGGCTGCACAGTAATTTTTATCAACCAGTTGCGGCAAAAAATCGGTGTTACCTACGGTAGCCCAGAAACAACAACTGGTGGTAACGCATTGAAATTTTACGCTTCGGTACGCTTAGATATTCGCCGGATTCAAACCTTGAAAAAAGGTACAGATGAATTTGGCAACCGTGTTAAGGTAAAAGTTGCCAAAAATAAAGTAGCACCGCCTTTTAGAATTGCAGAATTTGACATTATTTTTGGCAAAGGAATTTCTACATTAGGTTGTCTTGTTGACCTAGCAGAAGAAACAGGCGTCCTCATCCGCAAAGGCGCTTGGTATAGCTTCAACGGCGAAAATATTTCCCAAGGTCGAGATAACGCCATTAAATATCTGGAAGACAAGCCCGAATTTACTGACAAAATTACCCAGCTAGTACGTGAAAAGCTAGACAAAGGCGCTGTTGTCTCCGCTAACTCTGTCGCCAAGGTCAGCGAAGACGAAGAGGAAGAACTTGATATAGAGCCTGAAGAAGACTAA